TGGCCAAAAGTTCTTTGGGTTTATTCTTCCACCCTATAAACCGGTAGGAATTTATACAGATGAAGAAAACATAAAAAATGAGGGGACTGATTATTTACGGGCTTTTGACAAGATAAACCTCATCCGTACACTTATTTCATTTGGAATATCAATCGTTATTTTTGCCATCTCCTTCGGAATCAGCCAGTTGTTCCCGAAAGAATCGCTGATGCTGGTCATTATCCTCTCTATCACCACCCTTTCACTGGCAGTTTCCTTTCTGCCCAACATCCACAAGTTGCATACTTCCTTTGACCTCGGTATGTATTTCATATTGATTTTCAGTATTATAGTTGCTTCAATGGCCGATATTGCCAAAATGAATCTGACCGACATCTATTTGTTTTCCTTTATCGCAATGGTCGTAATCGGTTCTCTTTTTATTCATGTCCTGCTTTCAGCCATTTTTAAAATAGATGTGGACAATGTACTGATTGTTTCGACTGCTCTGACCTGTTCTCCCCCCTTCGTCCCCGTAGTAGCAGGGGCTTTAAAAAACAAGGAAATTATTATTGTTGGTATCATGGTAGGAATTGTCGGCTATGCAATCGGTAATTATATGGGAATTTCAATGGCTCTGATTTTAAAAGGATTTACACCATAATATGAATTTCAGCGAGTTAGTCAAAATACGGCAAAGTGTCAGGAAATATCTTCCACGGGATGTGGAACCTGAAAAACTCAACCTGATTCTCGAATCAGCCCGTTTGGCACCTTCTGCAAGCAACTCCCAGCCCTGGCATATTATTGTGGTCAATGAGCCTGAATTACTGAAAAAAGTGGCACTTGCAACCTTCGACAGCATAGTTTATTTTAACAGGTTTCTGCTCGAAGCACCTGTTATTCTGGTTATAGTGATCGAAAAACCCAAACTGATTACACAGGCGGGCGCAACCATCAAAAAAAGAGAATTTCCATTGATTGACATTGGCATTATTGCCGAACATATCTGCCTTCAGGCGACCGAAACCGGATTGGGAAGTTGCATGATAGGTTGGTTTAATGAAAAGAAAATCAAAAAGTTATTAAATATCCCCAAACATAAACGAATCGGTATTCTGATCAGCCTCGGATATGCTCCTGAAGATTATCGTTTAAGGGATAAAATCAGAAAATCAAAAGATGAAATCGTAAGTTATAACAGTTATTAACCTCTTAAATTACTGATTATGAAATCAAGAAAATTGTTTTTTCTGTTATTCACCATTAGTTGTTTTCAGTTGTTTGCCCAAAACAAGGAAGAAGTCATTAAAACGGGCTATACTTTCGGGCTGTTGCCAACAATATCCTATAATTCAGACCTTGGTTTTCAATATGGCGGGTTGGTAAGTGTCTTTGATTTTAAGGATGGAAAAACTTATCCCAAATACCATAAGATGTTCAGAATGGAAATATCGAGGTACACCAAAGGTTCCGGAACCAATCAACTTTTTTTTGACTCTGAAAATCTGTTTAAAGATAAGAAAATCAGGCTGACTGCCGATCTGAGTTACCTCACCGAAAAAGCCCTCGACTTTTATGGCTTTAATGGAGCTGTAGTAAA
This DNA window, taken from Sphingobacteriales bacterium, encodes the following:
- a CDS encoding NAD(P)H nitroreductase, coding for MNFSELVKIRQSVRKYLPRDVEPEKLNLILESARLAPSASNSQPWHIIVVNEPELLKKVALATFDSIVYFNRFLLEAPVILVIVIEKPKLITQAGATIKKREFPLIDIGIIAEHICLQATETGLGSCMIGWFNEKKIKKLLNIPKHKRIGILISLGYAPEDYRLRDKIRKSKDEIVSYNSY
- a CDS encoding DUF819 family protein; translation: MTVILLILFYLFVPALILILCRNNKIINKIGAIIIAYITGLIIGNIGILPENVYNIQDTFVSVIIPLALPLLLITSNFRQWVKTSGKTVISLILGIISVILPIVSGYFLFGKHIDEANKVSGMLVGVYTGGTPNLASIATALDVKPETYIMTHTYDMAIGAVFLLIVMTFGQKFFGFILPPYKPVGIYTDEENIKNEGTDYLRAFDKINLIRTLISFGISIVIFAISFGISQLFPKESLMLVIILSITTLSLAVSFLPNIHKLHTSFDLGMYFILIFSIIVASMADIAKMNLTDIYLFSFIAMVVIGSLFIHVLLSAIFKIDVDNVLIVSTALTCSPPFVPVVAGALKNKEIIIVGIMVGIVGYAIGNYMGISMALILKGFTP